GCGGCACGACGTGGCGTTGGGCAGCCGGCCCAAGTCGCAGATCCGCGCCGACCTGGACCGGACGAACCGGGCGATCGAGCAGGCCGTCCCGGGGGCCGAGGTCCGCTTCTACCGGCAGCCGGGCGGCCGGTGGACGCCGGCGGTGGTCGCGGTCGCCGAGGAGCGGGGCATGGAGTCGCTGCACTGGAACGTCGACCCGCAGGACTGGGCGAAGCCACCGGCGAAGCAGATCGTGGCCCGGGTGAGCGCCGGCCTCCGTCCCGGCGCGGTCGTCCTGCTGCACGACGGGGGCGGGGACCGGGCCGCGACGCTGGCCGCCTGCCCCGCGGTGATCGGCGAGATCAAGCGCCGGTACGGCTTCGCCAAGCTGAAGTGACCCCGCTGACCTGTGGTTTCGTGGCAGCCTGCCCGGCTGGCCATACCGGTTTGGTCCACCGCCGGATCATCACGTATGCTTTCGAAGCCTCCGGCGGGGCCGGATGGGAGCAAGTCCGCTAAGAGTTGCGAGTGTGCAATGATGGCGGGGCCGCCCTCATCGTCTAGCGGCCCAGGACGCCGCCCTTTCAAGGCGGTAGCACGGGTTCGAATCCCGTTGGGGGCACGATCCGGCGCAAGCCGGAGGCAGTAACGAGCTAGGTCCTGTGGAGCAGTTGGAGTGCTCGCCGCCCTGTCAAGGCGGAGGTCGCGGGTTCAAGTCCCGTCAGGACCGCCAACGCTGACGCCGCGTGCTTCTCGCGCGGCGTTCTGCGTAGGCGGGTAGTCGACCCGTCCGGCGGCACACGCGTCGCCGGGGGGTAACATGACCCGGGTACGGCCAGGTAGCTCAGTTGGTACGAGCGTCCGACTGAAAATCGGAAGGTCGGCGGTTCGACCCCGCCCCTGGCCACATAGCCTTTCGCCGGGCTACAGGAAGCCCCTCGTCCGTGGCAACACGGTGAGGGGCTTCGCTGCGTTCCGGTCGTTCCCGGGCCGGCGGTGAGACACCCACCAGGTTCCACCCGTCCAGGCCGTCCGATGGCTCGCCGGCCACGCGGTTTACCGACTTGTAATCAACGCCCTGGCCGCCGGGCCGACAGCGTGAGCGGACGGATTCTGTCGGTGATTGTCCGCTTTTCGGCAGGTCACCGGCCCATTCCACCGGTCAGAAGGTCGCTGCGTGGCGCGGCGGCAGCCGGTAGGGTCCGGCCTATGGGAGAGATCGCTGAGCCGGATGCCGTCCGTCAGGATGTCGACCGGTTCTCGCTCCGCAGCACTCTTCTCGTTCCCGCCTCCCCCGAGGAGGCATTCACCGGCTTCACCGACCTGACCAACTGGTGGGTCGCCGAGTACACCTGGTCCGGGCCGGACTTCCTCACCGAGCTGGGCATCGAGCCCCGGGCCGGCGGCATGCTCTACGAGATCGGGCCGCACGGCTTCCGTTCGGACTGGGGCCGCGTGCTCACCTGGGAGCCGCCCGGCCGCCTGGTCTTCATCTGGCAGATCGGCCCCGACCGGGTGCCCGTGCCGGACCCGTCCAAGGCCAGCGAGGTGGAGGTGCTGTTCCGGGCCGACGGCCCGGAACGGACCCGGGTGGAGGTCGAGCACCGGCACTTCGACCGGCACGGCAGCGCGGCGGAGGGCTACCGGCAGGCGTTGACCGCCGGCTGGCACGAGATGCTCACCCGCTACCTGCACTCGCTCCGCAGCCGCCCGCAGCCGGCCTGATCCGGCCTGATCTCCGTCCACGACCGGGCCGCGCCGGCTCACGGCCGGCCTGACCCCGCCCACGGCCGGCTGTGCCGGCCCGGTCAGCTCCGGCCCAGGGCACGGCGGGTCGGTCCGGCCACCGTACGGTCGCCCAGGTCGGCGCGGCGGCCGGCGCTCGCCCCCGAGTGGTACCCGTCGCCGGCCAGCCGGCGCGGCGCGGCGGCGCGCAGCCGGGGGTAGACCTCGGTCAGCCGGCGCTGGACCCGCTCCGAGCGGTCCACCAGGACCAGCGCCACCGACGGCGCCCCGGCCCCGGTCGCCCCGGCGACCGCCTCCTCCTCGGCGGCGAGCAGCCGCTCCCCGACCACCCGGGCGAACCCGGCCAGCCACGAACGGCGGAACGCCGCGGCGTGCGCGCCCGGTGGCACCACCGCCCCGGCCAGGCCGTGCGCCGCCTGCACCAGCAGCGAGGTGAACAGCAACTCGACGCGCGCCAGGTCACTGGCGAAACCGAACAGGTGCATCGCGTACCCGTCGTCCTGCCGCCGTCGTACGCAACGGCAGCGCAGCGGGTCCGCGACCGCCGCGAGCAGGTCGGCCTTGTCCCGGGCGTACGGGGCGACGACGTCCACCATGCGGTCACCCACCGGGTCGGTGGCCGGGTCCCGGGCGGCCAGCAACGCCCGGTCGACCCCGTAGCGGGCGATCAGCTCGGTCGCCTTGGCGGTGCAGGCCGCCGACTCGGCGGGGGTGCAGGCCGGGTCCTCCGCCTTGGCGAGCAGCTTGCGCACCTTGCTGAGCATCGCGTCGGACATGCCCCAACAGCTATCACACCCGGCCCGCCGGCCCGCTGCGGCACGACGCGTCCGGACCACGGCCCGGACGGCGGGGCAGCGGGGTGCGGTATCGATCAGTACGATCGTCACGTTCCGCGAAACGGGCGGGCGGGACGAGGCGGCAGACCGGCTGCGACGACCGTTCGACCCACCACCGTCACCCCACGGTTGGAGAAACCATGTCGTCCCCGGTCGCTCGTCTGCTGGCCGCCGTCACGGCGATCGCGCTGATCACGATCCCCACCACCACCCAGGCCGCGCCGCCGCCGACCGTCGTCGGGCCGGAGCAGGCCACCGCCCCCGGGCAGAACCTCGGCGCGACCTCGACCTGCTACGGCACCACCAGCCGCTCCTACTTCCAGACCGGCGGCTGGGGCGGGCAGGCCGGCCCGTACCGGACGACCAGCCGGTGCGTCGACATCAACGTCCGCAACGCGAGCGCCTTCAGCACCCAGGCCTGCGTGATCTTCATCGACCGAACCAGCAACTGCAACTACTGGACGTACCTGCCGGCGTACTCCGGCTGGACGGTCGTCGCGACCAACGTCAAGGACGGGGTCAACTTCAAGGTCCGCTTCTCGAACAACTACTACCAGTACGAGTCGCTGACCGCGTACCACGCCTACTGAGCGGTGGGCGGGCGGTCCGGCCCGTAGAGGGTGGCGACGGCCGAGCCGGCCAGGGTGAGCAGGCAGTCGGGCAGCAGCCCGTCGGCGATCGCCGCCCCGAACAGCGCCTCCCCGGTGTCCGGGTCGCGGTTGGCGTACGCGCTGAGGAAGCGGGCCACCCAGCGGGTGTCGTAGTTGGCCTGGTCGATGCCGGGGAAGTCCAGCGCGGCCGTGCCGGACGGCAGCGCGTCGCCGACCATCGTCGCGGCCAGGCACCAGGCGACCCCGTACGCCCCGGCCACGCCGGACCGGTCCACCACCGAGTCGAAGGTGTCCACCACCGCGTCGCCGTCCCCGGCCAGGGCCGAACGGAGGACGGCTGCCGCGTCGTCGAACGTCTGCTGCGGTACGTCGGTCACGCGGCGAACAGTACGGGACTGCGTCAAGTGACGAAAGCACAACGGGGTCACGCCGCCACGCTCCGTGTCGAACGGCCCGGACCAGCGCAACAGCCCGCATCCACGGTCCCACGCGCGCCGACGACAGGCTAGTGTGCGCAGCGGACCTTCGCCTGAGGGGGACGACGACCATGCTCGGATCACGCGGCTCGCGGATGGCCACGCTGGCCGCCTGCGCGGCGCTCCTGCTCACCACCGGGGCGTGCGGGACGGACCAACAGCAGCCGGAAGAGGGCGACACCCACCAGGTGCGCCTCTACGGCACCGACGGCAACATGCTCAACACCTACCCGGGTGAGCTGAAGGACCGGGCCCACCTGGTCGACGGCATGAAGGGCACCACGCCGCTGACGCCGCTGCCGGAGGACTTCAAACGCCGGCTGCGGGCCGTCGACCCCGAGTTGAAGGACTTCCTCTACGCGGCCGAGTCGTACGACGCGGTGCTGATCAGCGCGCTCGCCGCCCAGCTCGCCGGCCGTACCGCCCCGGCGGCCGTCGCGAAGCAGATCAACGGCGTCACCAACGAGGGCCAACGCTGCGAGGACGCCGCCGGCTGCCTGGAGCTGGCCCGGGCCGGTCAGGACATCGAGTACCGCAGCGTCTCGATGACCCGGGCCGGTTTCACCGACGCCGGTGAGCCGGCCACCGCCAGTTACGGCACCCTGCACTTCGACGACCAGCGGCTCAACGACGGCAAGACCGAGTTCGTGGGCGCCGGTGACGAGTCGGCGGCGAGCACCAAGGCCCCGCCGAAGGGCTTCCGGCAGCGCGGCAAGGTGCCGGCCAGCAGTGGCGCGCCGCTCGTCCTCGGTGGGCTGCTGCCCCGCACCGGCGCGCTCGCGCTGGCGTACCCGCCGCTGGCGGCCGGGGCCGCGCTGGCCGTACGGGAGATCAACGCCGCCGGCGGGGTGCTCGGCGAGCCGGTGGTCTGGCTCGACGGCGACGACGGCACCGCCCCGAACGTCGCGAAGGCCACCGTGGCGTCGCACCTCCGCGAGGGGGCGCACGTCATCATCGGCGCCGGCGCGTCCGGCATCTCGATGGCCGTGCTGCCGGAGGTGGTGGCGGCCGGCCGGATCCTGTTCTCCCCGTCGAACACCGACTCCGCCCTGACCGAGGTGGACGACAAGGGCCTCTACTTCCGTACCGCGCCGCCGGACAGCCTCCAGGGGCGGGCGCTGGCCGACGTGATCCTGCGGGACGGCCCCCGCAAGGTGGCGCTGGTGGCCCGCAAGGACTCGTACGGCGAGGGCCTTCAGGGTTTCGTCCGCACCGAGCTGGAACGGGCCGGTCTCGGAGCCGACGCGGTCCGGCTGCTCACCTACGAGCCGCCGGCGGACGCCGACGCCCCGCCTGTCGACTTCAGCGCCGGCGCCCGCGAGATCAAGGAGTTCGGCGCGGACGCGGTGCTGCTCATCGGCTTCGCCGAGTCGGCGGCGGTGATCCTCGCCCTCGACGACGCGGACGTGCCGGTCCAGCCGTGACCGTCCGGGGCGGTCGACACCGGCCGCCCCGGACCCACCCGCTCAACGGACCCACCGCCTACCGGGAACGCCGCCGCTCCAGGAAGTCCGTCATCCGCCGGCGTTTCTCCTCGTCCTCGAAGAGCACCGCCTGGCTGACCAGGTCGAGCTGCGGATGGGCCGCCGCCGGGGCGTCGACGGCCAGCTTGGTCAGCCGCAACGCCAGCGTCGACCCCTTGGCCATCTCGTCGAGCAGGCCGTGCGCGCAGTCGAGCAGGTCGGCCGGCTCGGGCACCACCCGGTTGACCAGGCCGATCCGCAGCGCCTCGTCGGCGTCCACCCGCCGACCGGTGAACAGCAGCTCCTTGGCCCGGGCCTCGCCGACCAGCGCCGGCAGCCGGTACGTCGCGCCCGCGCCGGCCAGGATGCCCAGCCGCACCTCCGGCTGACCGAACACCGCGCGCGCCGTGCACACCCGCAGATCGCAGGCGTACGCCAGCTCCGCGCCGCCGCCCAGCGCCGGCCCGTCGACGGCCGCCACGGTCGGCAGCGGCAGCGCCCGGATCCGGGCGAACGCCGCCGAGTTGATCGCGGCGAGCGCGTCCAACCGGCCCCGCTCGCGGAGCTGGCCGATGTCCGCCCCGCCCGCGAAGATGCCGTCGACGCCCCCGGTGAGCAGCAGCAGCCGGGGGCGGGCCTCCAGCTCGGCGCACACCTCGTGCAGCTCGCGGATCAGGTCCGCGTCGATGGCGTTGCGTTTCTCCGGCCGGGCCAGCGTCACCACCAGCCGGTCCGGCCGCTCCTCCACCCGCAACCCGCTCACCGTGCTCGCCTTACGGGGCTCGCAAGCTCGCTCCTCGCGCTCACCGTGCCCGCCTTCCGTTCGCGACTGCGGGGCTCGCTCCGCTCACTCCTCGCGCTCACCGTGCCCGCCTTCCGTTCGCGACTGCGGGGCTCGCTCCGCTCACTCCTCGCGCTCACCGTGCCCGCCTTCCGTTCGCGACTGCGGGGCTCGCTCCGCTCACTCCTCGCGCTCACTGTTTCACGCCGCCTTCCCAGTGGTAGAAGCCCTGGCCGGACTTCTTGCCCAGCCGGCCCTGGGCGACCATCTCCACCAGCAGCTCCGGCGGCGCGAACCGGTCGCCGTAGGCGGCCTGGAGGGTGCGGGCGATGTCGAGGCGGACGTCCAGTCCGACCAGGTCGGTCAGCTCCAGCGGCCCGACCGGATGCCGGTAGCCGAGCACCATCGCCTTGTCGATGTCGGCCGGGGCGGCCACCCCGTCGGCGACCATCCGGATCGCCTCCAGCCCGAGCGTGACGCCGAGCCGGGAGGTGGCGAAGCCGGGCAGGTCGCGTACCACGACGGGATCCTTGCCCAGCCGGCGCGCGAGGGCGACGGCCGCGGTGGTGGTCTCCGTCGTGGTGGCCGGGCCGACCACCACCTCCAGCAGCGTCATCGCCCAGACCGGGTTGAAGAAGTGCAGCCCGAGGAAGCGTTCCGGGCTCGGCAGCCCCACCGCCAGCTCCCCGATGGAGATGCTGGAGGTGTTGCTGCCCAGCAGGGCGGGGCGCAGCGCGGCAGCCTCGGCGAGCACGCGCCGTTTCAGCTCCAGTCGCTCCGGCACCGCCTCGACCACCACCCCCGGCCCGGCGGGCACCTCGGCCAGCGAGGCGCGCAGCGTCAGCCGGTCACGGCCGGCCGCCGCCGCGTCGGCGTCGAGCCGGCCACGTCGGACCGCCCGGTCCCAGAGCGCCGCCAGCGCGGCCGGGGCCTCGGCGGCCCGACCCCGGTCCACCTCCACCAACTCGACGGCGTGGCCCGCGCCGGCCGCCACGTACGCGATGCCGAGCCCCATGGTGCCGGCCCCGACGACGACGAAACGATCGTTCATGTGCCGACCCTATGGCAGCTCCACGCGGACGGGCAGGCGTGGGGGCCGGCGGATCCGGGTACAGCGCCCCCAACCGAGGGAAGGACGATCGATGAGCGAGACGACGGAGACGCCGGCGACGGTGGAGACCCGGGGCGACGAGCGGGTGGACCTGCTCCGCGCGGACACCAACAACGACGGGAAGACCGACGTCTGGGTGGTCGACACCGACGGTGACGGTCGGGCCGACCTGTTCCAGTTCGACACCGACGGCGACGGCAAGGTCGACATCACCATGGTCGACATCGACGAGGACGGCACCCCGGACGAGGTGGTCGACGGCGACGGCGGCCTCCCACCCCAGCAGCTCCCCCCGACGGTCCAGGTCTGACCGACGTGAGGAAGGGCCCCCTCCTGTACGCGAGGCGTCAGGACGAGGGCCCTTCCCGACGTCGCAGGCGGAGGGTGGCGAGGTAGTACGGGGCGTCCCGGTCGTCGACGTCGTCGAGCGTCCAGGCGGTGCCGTCGACCAGGGTGGCCAGCTCCTCGACCGAGCAGACCAGATAGTCGAACCACGGGGTGCCCAGCTCCCGGTACCGCAGCCGCAGCCGCAACTGCCCGCCCAGCCGACCCTGCCGCCGGTTCCGCTCGTGGTAGCCGGTGTGCACCGGGTCGCGGGTGCCGTACGGGTCGGTGCCCTGCGCGATCACCTGCGCGCCGGGGCGGGCCAGCGCCGCCAGCGCGGCCAGGAAGGCGGGCGCCCGGTCCGGTCCCTCGATCAGCCCGAGGTTGTTGCCGAGCAGCAGGAACGTGTCGTACCGCCGCCCGTCGGCGACGTGCGCGTCGACCGTGCCGTGCACCAGGTCCCGTACGCCCCGGCGGCGGCACACCGCCAGCGCCCCGGCCGAGGTGTCCAGCCCGGTCACCGGTACGCCCTGCTCCTGGAGCAGCAGCGCGATCCGGCCGGCCCCGACCCCGACGTCCAGGGTGGCGCCCCGGACCCGCGCCACGGCCCGGTGGTCGTACGGCGGCCAGTCCTGCGGGGCGGCGAGGTAGTGCGCGGCCGGGGCGCCGTTGATCAGCCCGTCGTCCCGTTCGATGATCTCGATGACCGGTCGGGGCGACCGCCCGCCGACCAGCGGCCGGGGGCCGACCCCGGTGTGCACCGCGAACGCGTCCCGGACCACCTCGCCGAACACGTCACCGAGCTGCGGTTCGTGCGTCATGCCGGCACGTTATCCGCCACCGCCGCCGACGACCGTCGGGGCGTCGCGGCCGTCCCACCGCCCGGGTCGCCCGGCGGTACGGGCGTCCCACCGCCCGGGTCGCCCGGGGTCGCGTCCGGGCCACCGGTCCCGGCCGGCGGACGTATCGTGGCGGGGTGACAGCTCTCGACCGCCTCGGGGCGGAGAAGTACGTCCTGCTCACCACGTTCCGTCGGGACGGCCGGGCGGTGGCCACCCCGGTGTGGGTGGTCCAGGACGGTGACGCCCTGGCGGTCTGGACGGTGGCCGACTCGGGCAAGGTGAAGCGGATCCGGCGGGACGGCACGGTGACGGTGGCCCCGTGCGACGTGCGGGGTCGCCCGCACGGCCCGGCGGTGCCCGGTCACGCGACGGTGTGCGATCCGGCGGACACCCGGCGGATCAGGGGCCTGCTGCGGCGGAAGTACCGGCTGTTGGGCCGGTTGACCCTGCTCGGCAGCCGGCTGCGCCGGGGCGAGCAGGGCACGGTCGGCATCCGGGTGACTGTGGGTTGAGCCCCCGGCCGGGTGCCCGCGGCTGGTTCCGCTTGACCCCGCATCGGGGCGGCCGGGGCGGAACACGGATCAGGGGCGGCGGATGATCTCCGCCGCCCCTGATCGTGGAACGTCTGTGTCGTCGCCGGTCAGTCTCCCTGACGCTGCTGGGGGATCTGCCCCTGGAGCAGGGCGCGTACCTCCGACTCGCGGTAACGACGGTGCCCGCCCAGCGTACGGATCGCGCTGAGCTTGCCCGCCTTGGCCCACCGGGTCACGGTCTTCGGGTCGACACGGAACATCGACGCCACCTCGGCCGGTGTGAGCAGCGGCTCTGGTTCGTGCGTTCGCGATGCCATCGGTCACTCCTCCACATGTATAGACATCGGCCGGGGTCCCGCCGGCCGACGCGTCTCCCATGGTCCGGCTAGTCCCCGATGTCCGACATGGGCCGAACGGCCGAAGGTCCCTAGACGGACGGATGAACCATGCCCGATTTATACCGCCTTTACACCCCAGAACCTACCTTATTCGGACTCATGATCACGGTTCGTGATGCGTCAACTACGAACCAACCTCCGAATGGGAGCACTCCCAGGGTGCCTTTGGGGTCAGTTGCACCTTTCGAGGAGCTGCACCGCCCGCCATCGGGCGACCAGCTTGTCGTACGCCTCCGAGGCCTCCTCGGCCTCGCCCCGGGAGAGCCCGACCAGACCCGACGCGACCAGCTCGGGTGAGTCGTCGGCCCGGAGCGTCTCCACGGAGAGCAGGTCCACCAGCCCCCCGTAGTCGAGCTCGACCACCGAGCGGGGATGGAACTCCTCCAGCCAGCGGGCGGCCTCCTCCACCGCCTCGGTGATCGGCGCCTCCCCCACCGACTTGCGCAGCACCGTCAACGCCCGGGACGAGCGTCGCCGGGCCTTGGAGATGTCGGTGCGGTACCGCAGCAGTCGACGTCCGGGCTCGGTGACCAGCTCGCGTTCCTCCGGATCCACCAGGACGAACCAGCGCAGCGGCACCCCCCAGGTGGCGATCTGCTCGTGCAGCCGGGGCACCCCGTGCTCCAGCACCCGGGCCCCGCTGCGCCAGTCCTCCACCACGGCCTTCGCCTGACCGGCCAGGACCGGCGGGACGAACGCGTCGGCGAGCACCGCCGGCACGCCCTCCCGGGCGCTCAGCGCCGCCTCGGCCACCCGCACCCGCAGGTTCCACGGGCAGACCAGCATGGTCTCGCCGGTCTGCAGGACGTACGCCTCGTCCGGCAGGTCCGGCAGCCGGG
The sequence above is a segment of the Micromonospora sp. WMMD882 genome. Coding sequences within it:
- a CDS encoding SRPBCC family protein, translating into MGEIAEPDAVRQDVDRFSLRSTLLVPASPEEAFTGFTDLTNWWVAEYTWSGPDFLTELGIEPRAGGMLYEIGPHGFRSDWGRVLTWEPPGRLVFIWQIGPDRVPVPDPSKASEVEVLFRADGPERTRVEVEHRHFDRHGSAAEGYRQALTAGWHEMLTRYLHSLRSRPQPA
- a CDS encoding DUF2786 domain-containing protein, which translates into the protein MSDAMLSKVRKLLAKAEDPACTPAESAACTAKATELIARYGVDRALLAARDPATDPVGDRMVDVVAPYARDKADLLAAVADPLRCRCVRRRQDDGYAMHLFGFASDLARVELLFTSLLVQAAHGLAGAVVPPGAHAAAFRRSWLAGFARVVGERLLAAEEEAVAGATGAGAPSVALVLVDRSERVQRRLTEVYPRLRAAAPRRLAGDGYHSGASAGRRADLGDRTVAGPTRRALGRS
- a CDS encoding ABC transporter substrate-binding protein; this encodes MLGSRGSRMATLAACAALLLTTGACGTDQQQPEEGDTHQVRLYGTDGNMLNTYPGELKDRAHLVDGMKGTTPLTPLPEDFKRRLRAVDPELKDFLYAAESYDAVLISALAAQLAGRTAPAAVAKQINGVTNEGQRCEDAAGCLELARAGQDIEYRSVSMTRAGFTDAGEPATASYGTLHFDDQRLNDGKTEFVGAGDESAASTKAPPKGFRQRGKVPASSGAPLVLGGLLPRTGALALAYPPLAAGAALAVREINAAGGVLGEPVVWLDGDDGTAPNVAKATVASHLREGAHVIIGAGASGISMAVLPEVVAAGRILFSPSNTDSALTEVDDKGLYFRTAPPDSLQGRALADVILRDGPRKVALVARKDSYGEGLQGFVRTELERAGLGADAVRLLTYEPPADADAPPVDFSAGAREIKEFGADAVLLIGFAESAAVILALDDADVPVQP
- a CDS encoding enoyl-CoA hydratase/isomerase family protein, with the translated sequence MSGLRVEERPDRLVVTLARPEKRNAIDADLIRELHEVCAELEARPRLLLLTGGVDGIFAGGADIGQLRERGRLDALAAINSAAFARIRALPLPTVAAVDGPALGGGAELAYACDLRVCTARAVFGQPEVRLGILAGAGATYRLPALVGEARAKELLFTGRRVDADEALRIGLVNRVVPEPADLLDCAHGLLDEMAKGSTLALRLTKLAVDAPAAAHPQLDLVSQAVLFEDEEKRRRMTDFLERRRSR
- a CDS encoding 3-hydroxyacyl-CoA dehydrogenase family protein is translated as MNDRFVVVGAGTMGLGIAYVAAGAGHAVELVEVDRGRAAEAPAALAALWDRAVRRGRLDADAAAAGRDRLTLRASLAEVPAGPGVVVEAVPERLELKRRVLAEAAALRPALLGSNTSSISIGELAVGLPSPERFLGLHFFNPVWAMTLLEVVVGPATTTETTTAAVALARRLGKDPVVVRDLPGFATSRLGVTLGLEAIRMVADGVAAPADIDKAMVLGYRHPVGPLELTDLVGLDVRLDIARTLQAAYGDRFAPPELLVEMVAQGRLGKKSGQGFYHWEGGVKQ
- a CDS encoding class I SAM-dependent methyltransferase, producing MTHEPQLGDVFGEVVRDAFAVHTGVGPRPLVGGRSPRPVIEIIERDDGLINGAPAAHYLAAPQDWPPYDHRAVARVRGATLDVGVGAGRIALLLQEQGVPVTGLDTSAGALAVCRRRGVRDLVHGTVDAHVADGRRYDTFLLLGNNLGLIEGPDRAPAFLAALAALARPGAQVIAQGTDPYGTRDPVHTGYHERNRRQGRLGGQLRLRLRYRELGTPWFDYLVCSVEELATLVDGTAWTLDDVDDRDAPYYLATLRLRRREGPSS
- a CDS encoding PPOX class F420-dependent oxidoreductase — encoded protein: MTALDRLGAEKYVLLTTFRRDGRAVATPVWVVQDGDALAVWTVADSGKVKRIRRDGTVTVAPCDVRGRPHGPAVPGHATVCDPADTRRIRGLLRRKYRLLGRLTLLGSRLRRGEQGTVGIRVTVG
- a CDS encoding BldC family transcriptional regulator, with protein sequence MASRTHEPEPLLTPAEVASMFRVDPKTVTRWAKAGKLSAIRTLGGHRRYRESEVRALLQGQIPQQRQGD